The Bacteroidales bacterium genome has a segment encoding these proteins:
- a CDS encoding acylphosphatase, whose protein sequence is MNEKAVAITITGRVQNIGFRYHARKQAQELALAGFVRNCLDGSVYVEAQGPADALESFILWCHQGPSWARVDNVQMQEIPVSEYNSFEVK, encoded by the coding sequence ATGAACGAAAAAGCTGTCGCCATCACCATCACAGGAAGGGTACAAAATATAGGTTTCCGCTACCATGCGCGAAAGCAGGCGCAAGAGCTGGCACTTGCCGGCTTCGTTCGCAATTGCCTCGACGGATCGGTGTATGTGGAAGCACAAGGGCCGGCTGACGCGCTCGAAAGTTTCATCTTGTGGTGTCACCAGGGACCAAGCTGGGCGCGGGTTGATAATGTGCAGATGCAGGAAATTCCAGTTAGTGAATACAATAGTTTTGAGGTTAAATAG
- a CDS encoding helix-turn-helix domain-containing protein — protein MSSTTGNLAQLAAAFVNSTERHIFLTGKAGTGKTTFLHSISQSTHKKCLIAAPTGIAAINAGGVTLHSLLQLPFGCFIPAEIPAGQTSFTVEINTPQSLLRQRRFSRNKINMLREMELLIIDEVSMLRADLLDAIDHMLRSLRRKRHIPFGGVQMLFIGDLLQLPPVIKDAEWQYLAPYYKSAYFFEAHALRENPPVYIELDKIYRQSDQQFIELLNRFRNNQQAAPDIELLNKRYCRDYQTKIDEGYILITTHNYKADQINKNALQQLPGKTYNYSAEVTGEFSAHSYPVDQVLSLKKDARVMFIKNDPSGEGRYYNGRIGKIKSLDDDEIEVGFDDDSDTVNVERYCWDNKRFTLNEENGEIEESSLGSFSHFPLKLAWAVTVHKSQGLTFEKAVLDLSDAFAPGQVYVALSRLTSLEGLALSSPISTRSLEMEQAVAQYSQNKSPGEKLAERLQEERQRFIAAQAIRAFDMQWIKQELWQHYNSYTKDAAKSEKQNHKTWAQELLNKIDEPLEVADKFILQIQHITNSNQADLQHLLKRIEAAKEYFEPILKDFSTQITEHTAKLGARKKIKAYLSELNDLEMMFFRQRYYIHKAAAVVQSALENKELTPEALKKSGLYSDRDRVKPAEGVSEKKEKKYSKEKKTKKGSKINTRQVSFELYKEGKSLKEIAAERKLTLGTIQGHFSRFIESGTISVEDILDKSKVEAIRDYAGKHEKATLAELHAGLKGAYNFGEIRLVLAGMATKAIDD, from the coding sequence ATGAGTTCTACTACCGGAAATTTAGCGCAATTGGCCGCTGCTTTCGTCAACAGCACCGAGCGGCATATTTTTCTTACAGGCAAAGCAGGAACCGGCAAGACAACATTTTTGCACAGCATCAGCCAATCTACACATAAGAAATGTCTGATAGCAGCGCCCACAGGCATCGCGGCCATCAATGCCGGCGGCGTAACGCTGCACTCACTTTTGCAACTTCCTTTCGGATGCTTCATCCCAGCCGAAATACCGGCAGGACAAACCTCCTTCACTGTCGAAATAAACACGCCGCAGAGCCTGCTGCGCCAGCGACGTTTCAGCCGCAACAAGATCAATATGCTGCGCGAGATGGAGCTATTAATTATCGACGAGGTAAGTATGTTGCGCGCCGACCTGCTCGACGCCATCGACCATATGCTGCGATCGCTGCGACGCAAACGCCACATTCCGTTTGGTGGCGTGCAGATGCTTTTTATCGGCGACCTGCTGCAACTGCCACCGGTAATCAAAGACGCCGAATGGCAATACTTGGCGCCCTATTATAAATCCGCTTATTTTTTTGAAGCACACGCTTTGCGCGAAAATCCACCCGTTTATATCGAACTCGACAAGATTTATCGCCAAAGCGACCAGCAGTTTATAGAGCTCCTCAACCGTTTTCGCAACAACCAGCAGGCAGCTCCCGACATAGAGTTGCTCAACAAAAGATACTGCCGCGATTATCAAACGAAAATCGATGAAGGTTACATTTTGATTACCACGCATAACTACAAAGCGGATCAGATCAACAAAAATGCTTTGCAGCAACTGCCCGGCAAAACCTATAACTATTCGGCAGAAGTTACGGGCGAATTTTCGGCGCACAGCTACCCGGTAGATCAGGTGCTGTCGTTGAAAAAGGATGCGCGGGTGATGTTTATCAAAAACGATCCTTCGGGCGAAGGTCGCTACTACAATGGTCGCATCGGGAAAATAAAAAGTCTGGATGATGATGAAATAGAAGTTGGTTTTGATGACGATAGCGACACAGTAAATGTGGAGCGGTATTGCTGGGATAATAAAAGATTTACGCTCAATGAAGAAAATGGCGAGATAGAAGAATCTAGCCTGGGAAGTTTCAGCCATTTTCCGCTGAAGCTGGCCTGGGCGGTGACGGTGCACAAAAGCCAGGGCTTAACTTTTGAAAAAGCGGTGCTTGATCTCTCGGATGCCTTTGCACCGGGACAGGTTTATGTGGCTTTGTCGCGCCTTACCAGCCTGGAAGGCCTGGCGCTAAGCTCGCCTATCAGCACACGCAGCCTCGAGATGGAGCAGGCTGTTGCCCAATATTCCCAAAACAAATCTCCGGGCGAAAAGCTTGCAGAACGCCTGCAGGAGGAACGACAGCGTTTTATCGCCGCACAGGCTATCAGGGCTTTTGATATGCAATGGATCAAACAGGAGCTGTGGCAACATTACAACAGCTACACGAAAGATGCTGCAAAATCAGAAAAACAAAATCACAAAACCTGGGCGCAAGAGCTGTTGAACAAGATTGACGAACCGCTGGAGGTAGCTGATAAATTCATCCTGCAAATCCAGCACATTACCAACAGCAACCAGGCTGACCTGCAGCACCTGCTCAAAAGAATAGAAGCCGCCAAAGAATATTTTGAGCCTATCCTCAAAGACTTTTCTACACAGATAACCGAACATACCGCCAAACTGGGAGCGCGCAAAAAGATAAAGGCGTATCTGAGCGAGCTGAATGATCTGGAGATGATGTTCTTCAGGCAACGGTATTATATCCATAAAGCTGCAGCCGTCGTGCAAAGTGCGCTCGAAAACAAAGAACTCACACCGGAAGCGCTCAAAAAAAGCGGGCTTTACAGCGACCGTGATAGAGTCAAACCGGCAGAGGGTGTGAGTGAAAAAAAGGAGAAAAAGTATTCAAAGGAAAAGAAAACTAAAAAAGGTTCCAAAATCAACACACGGCAAGTTAGTTTTGAACTTTATAAAGAAGGCAAATCGCTTAAAGAAATTGCCGCTGAGCGCAAGCTTACCCTGGGAACCATCCAGGGACATTTCTCCAGATTTATCGAATCGGGCACAATCAGCGTGGAGGATATTCTCGACAAATCAAAAGTGGAAGCCATCCGTGATTATGCCGGCAAACATGAGAAGGCTACGCTGGCTGAGCTACATGCAGGGCTTAAAGGTGCGTATAACTTTGGTGAGATCAGGCTTGTATTGGCCGGCATGGCAACTAAAGCTATTGATGATTAG
- the crcB gene encoding fluoride efflux transporter CrcB translates to MLKILYLIIGGASGTLLRYWVSGLPHKIYGGIFPWGTLVVNLAGSLLIGFFWGLLGRENITQGVRYFLFIGIFGSFTTFSTFAFESMQMFRDGNVKYALANVFISNFFGILLVFAGYVLSRLIVNYKIG, encoded by the coding sequence ATGCTCAAAATACTTTATCTGATAATAGGAGGCGCCAGCGGAACACTGCTGCGCTACTGGGTTTCGGGATTGCCACACAAAATCTATGGGGGTATTTTTCCGTGGGGTACGCTGGTGGTAAATCTGGCAGGTTCGCTGCTCATCGGATTTTTCTGGGGACTGCTCGGTCGCGAAAATATCACACAAGGCGTCCGCTACTTCCTGTTCATTGGCATCTTTGGCAGCTTCACCACTTTTTCTACTTTCGCATTCGAGAGCATGCAAATGTTTCGCGACGGCAACGTAAAATATGCGCTGGCCAACGTTTTCATCAGCAACTTCTTTGGCATTTTGCTGGTGTTTGCTGGCTATGTTTTGTCGCGCCTTATTGTTAATTATAAAATAGGATAA
- a CDS encoding porin family protein, which produces MKNKITPAIFKFSLLILLLSFASAELSAQVTTGDYTQILLKTGYIVKGKVTAFSPGESLTLQTIDGSTITYPTSEIEAYGKGAKPKSGGSSSSRSTGSQFNTDNIRLMANLGFGVTGATKSDLDTKSVFKFPSLLGVGIKYNVDTMISLHADLNYERKGYKMEDRSSDFKRSLNYLTLPLYIGVNFPFQDLIIFANAGPYVGLLLKEKIKDDNSTGYSHYYSNHRAFDYGFLLGVGIEIPFNDQISFRAGLRYTRGFRKIMDGYYSDVKMKNKSFNAVGSLVYKL; this is translated from the coding sequence ATGAAAAACAAAATAACGCCTGCAATTTTCAAATTTTCATTACTAATTCTGCTGCTGAGTTTCGCTTCGGCGGAGCTCAGCGCGCAGGTCACTACCGGCGACTACACCCAAATCCTGCTCAAAACCGGTTACATAGTCAAGGGCAAGGTGACTGCCTTTTCGCCCGGCGAAAGCCTGACGCTGCAGACCATCGATGGCAGCACCATTACTTATCCAACTTCCGAAATAGAGGCTTACGGCAAAGGTGCCAAACCTAAGTCCGGCGGCAGTAGCAGTTCCAGGTCAACAGGATCGCAATTTAACACTGATAATATTCGGCTAATGGCAAATCTGGGCTTTGGTGTGACAGGAGCTACTAAAAGCGATTTGGATACCAAATCAGTTTTTAAATTTCCTTCTCTGCTGGGCGTGGGCATCAAGTACAATGTGGATACAATGATTTCGCTTCACGCCGATCTGAACTACGAGCGCAAAGGCTATAAGATGGAGGATAGATCTTCTGATTTCAAGCGGTCGCTGAATTACCTCACGTTGCCTCTGTACATCGGTGTAAACTTCCCGTTCCAAGACCTGATCATTTTTGCGAACGCTGGACCCTATGTGGGTTTACTGCTCAAAGAAAAAATAAAAGACGATAACTCTACGGGCTACAGTCATTATTACAGCAACCATCGCGCTTTCGACTATGGCTTTCTGCTGGGTGTCGGTATCGAAATCCCGTTCAACGACCAAATTAGTTTTCGGGCAGGTTTGCGCTATACAAGAGGCTTTCGAAAGATAATGGACGGCTATTACTCAGATGTTAAAATGAAAAACAAAAGTTTTAATGCTGTGGGAAGTCTGGTGTACAAGCTTTAG
- a CDS encoding porin family protein has translation MKKVITLLVMLFVVSLATEVVAQTIRARAGFNLSKMLMKDDDKTLSSEDEYKMLPGFHLGATAEIPFSDMFSFETGLLLSTKGYKYKDEGSLYETEGKVTLYYLEIPITGKATFDVGGVKVYGVFGPYLGFGLTGKYKNEFTIAGITEKSDGDIEWGTDAEKDDYKRLDFGLTVGAGVEIDAFQIGINYGLGLANLSPNSDNGYRQKNRVLGITIGYKIFAL, from the coding sequence ATGAAAAAGGTAATCACACTATTAGTTATGCTTTTCGTGGTAAGTCTTGCCACAGAAGTAGTTGCGCAAACAATTCGTGCAAGAGCAGGTTTTAATTTGTCAAAAATGCTGATGAAAGATGATGATAAAACATTAAGCAGCGAGGATGAGTACAAAATGCTCCCTGGATTTCATCTTGGTGCAACAGCCGAAATTCCCTTTAGCGATATGTTTTCGTTTGAAACCGGCTTGCTTTTAAGTACCAAAGGGTACAAGTACAAAGATGAAGGAAGTCTTTATGAGACTGAGGGAAAAGTAACTTTGTATTATTTAGAAATACCTATAACCGGAAAAGCCACGTTCGATGTTGGTGGTGTGAAAGTTTATGGTGTTTTTGGCCCTTATCTGGGCTTTGGTTTGACTGGAAAGTACAAAAATGAATTTACCATTGCTGGTATTACAGAGAAGAGTGATGGCGATATTGAGTGGGGTACAGATGCTGAAAAGGATGACTATAAGCGCCTGGATTTTGGTTTAACTGTAGGTGCCGGAGTGGAAATCGACGCTTTCCAGATTGGCATAAACTACGGGCTGGGGCTTGCAAACTTGTCGCCTAACAGCGATAATGGTTATAGACAAAAGAATCGTGTTTTGGGAATTACAATTGGCTATAAAATATTTGCACTATAA
- the kbl gene encoding glycine C-acetyltransferase → MYGKIKDHLKKELADIREAGLYKEERIINSPQEAEIKLNTGAEVLNFCANNYLGLSNHPRLVKAAKDALDDRGFGMSSVRFICGTQDIHKTLEAKIAKFFGTEDTILYAACFDANGGVFEPLFGAEDAIISDSLNHASIIDGVRLSKAQRFRYQNADMVDLEEKLKEASKTARFKIIVTDGVFSMDGNVAPMDKIIALAEKYDAMVMVDECHSAGVVGNTGRGVTELFDIRGKVDIITGTLGKAFGGGIGGFTTGRKEVIEMLRQRSRPYLFSNSLIPAAVGAGIEMFDMMTETNELQDKLHENSEYFTKKMTAAGFDIKPTKSAISAVMLYDAKLSQDMAAKLLEEGIYVIGFYYPVVPKDQARIRVQLSAAHERAHLDKAINAFIKVGKELKVIK, encoded by the coding sequence ATGTACGGAAAAATCAAAGATCATTTGAAAAAAGAGCTTGCCGACATCAGGGAAGCCGGGCTTTATAAAGAAGAGCGTATCATAAATTCGCCGCAGGAAGCTGAGATCAAGCTCAATACGGGCGCTGAGGTTCTCAATTTCTGCGCCAACAACTATTTGGGCCTGAGCAATCATCCACGTCTGGTTAAAGCAGCCAAAGATGCGCTCGACGATCGTGGATTTGGAATGTCGTCGGTACGTTTTATTTGTGGAACGCAGGATATCCATAAAACCCTCGAAGCTAAGATTGCCAAGTTTTTCGGTACTGAAGACACCATTTTGTATGCAGCTTGTTTCGATGCTAACGGTGGTGTGTTTGAACCGTTGTTTGGCGCCGAAGATGCCATCATCTCCGATTCACTCAACCATGCTTCTATCATCGACGGCGTGCGTCTTTCTAAAGCACAGCGTTTTCGCTACCAAAATGCCGACATGGTCGACCTGGAAGAGAAACTCAAAGAAGCTTCGAAGACAGCACGTTTTAAGATTATCGTTACCGACGGCGTATTCTCGATGGATGGCAACGTAGCTCCGATGGACAAAATCATAGCCCTGGCCGAAAAATATGATGCAATGGTAATGGTTGACGAATGTCACAGCGCTGGTGTGGTTGGCAACACCGGCCGCGGTGTTACCGAGCTTTTCGACATACGTGGCAAAGTGGACATCATCACCGGCACGCTGGGCAAAGCCTTTGGCGGTGGCATTGGTGGTTTTACTACCGGTCGCAAAGAGGTGATTGAGATGCTGCGTCAGCGCTCACGTCCGTATTTGTTCTCCAATTCGCTGATTCCTGCCGCTGTAGGCGCCGGCATCGAAATGTTCGACATGATGACCGAAACCAACGAGCTGCAGGACAAACTGCACGAGAACAGCGAGTATTTTACGAAAAAAATGACCGCTGCCGGTTTCGATATTAAACCTACCAAATCGGCTATCAGCGCAGTGATGCTTTACGACGCCAAGCTTTCGCAGGATATGGCTGCCAAGCTGCTCGAAGAAGGTATCTACGTTATCGGATTCTATTATCCTGTGGTGCCCAAAGATCAGGCACGTATCCGTGTGCAGCTCTCCGCAGCGCACGAACGCGCGCACCTCGACAAAGCCATCAACGCTTTTATAAAAGTTGGCAAAGAGCTCAAAGTGATTAAATAA
- a CDS encoding DUF190 domain-containing protein, with product MMDENTNGIKLRIYIGESDVWEGKNLYEAIVLKARELKLAGATVFHGVMGFGANSHIHTTHVLRLSEDLPVVIEVIDTVENIDKLMPFIQQTVKQGLVTHEKINVKFYKSNE from the coding sequence ATGATGGATGAAAACACCAACGGAATCAAGCTCCGCATTTACATCGGCGAATCCGATGTGTGGGAAGGTAAAAACCTCTACGAAGCAATCGTGCTCAAAGCGCGTGAACTAAAACTCGCAGGAGCAACAGTTTTCCACGGCGTAATGGGTTTTGGCGCCAACAGCCACATACATACCACGCATGTATTGCGCCTTAGCGAAGATCTGCCCGTGGTAATAGAAGTTATCGACACCGTGGAGAATATCGACAAGCTCATGCCGTTTATTCAACAAACCGTTAAACAAGGACTGGTAACGCACGAAAAAATCAACGTGAAATTTTACAAAAGCAACGAGTAG
- a CDS encoding DUF493 domain-containing protein, translated as MKNNILNSDLSADSSGKTEVEYPVNYDLKVIFETAEALDIQQRNLELVIEDAGVPHKFVSSRQSSKGNYVSLTVNVTLQSNEQLQYLYQRLKLLPGIKFAV; from the coding sequence ATGAAAAACAACATTCTCAATTCTGATCTTTCAGCAGATTCCTCCGGAAAAACAGAAGTTGAATATCCGGTAAACTATGATCTGAAAGTAATCTTTGAAACCGCCGAGGCGCTCGACATCCAGCAGCGCAATCTGGAGCTGGTGATAGAAGATGCCGGCGTACCGCACAAATTCGTTAGCTCGCGGCAAAGCAGCAAAGGCAATTACGTGAGCCTTACGGTAAATGTTACCCTTCAAAGCAACGAACAATTGCAATATCTCTACCAGCGACTAAAACTGCTGCCGGGGATAAAATTTGCTGTTTAA
- a CDS encoding T9SS type A sorting domain-containing protein, translating into MKKFRFISILLVIIAFLLNSTALSSQTITVDGNAYLENQTNHEGIKIVFERIAPASLIDSTYSYVDGYFSIEVGEGIYSIKYEKTGYFKSLKNDQPLFTNTTLEDVTLLQYTTLIIVPTMISTIQGAIDIAYPGDTVLIQPGTYFENINLIGKSITVASQYLLDLNPDHIAQTVIDGGQNGHVVEVSNGEDTTTRIIGLTITNGYVSQDLHFGRGGGIYCNLSSPTLSNLNVIGNTAEVHGGGIYIYTIGGVEITIKSCLIQGNSCTNSPNTYGGGLYLWGNSVHLINTIVMDNDATAYYNAYGGGIYSTGDGLILTNTIITNNIVSGQTTMGGAIFSGTSNSEINNSVIAGNTANSGGGVYLNSNQPFFVWNSIFYNNSDYALYSAASGEFDVNYCDFYDNEAGVNNLNQWMGLNVTTNDNEDSCDVYNNIILSPQFTDAMNNNFQLQSSSPCIDAGDNESVSLGHDMDYNFRVWDGNNDGSEIVDMGCYEFGSLPFFQITSSFISPDSICVSDTVFIEYTGTASEMADYFWDFDNAEILSGMGQGPYEVLWEESGTKIISLYVSEHGILSTTTTNPVMVSAIPSVYAGQDTTIRAGESYTIPDAEAESYESLLWSTSGDGFFDDTTILHAFYTPGPDDIINQNVTLSLKATSMCGNDVDEMILNINSHISLSGSIYHGNENLEGGVAVIFEIGDDYYLPIQYAFVDNGYYSFDSLFTGNYVVYAIPDPYGVPGYFPSYLVDQLYWQNANIINLEADTCNVDIHLLEMSERELENGSISGVVNYESLEVYEEGIYQNDWFGNTTGIPFGAWNMCVFLWNDQGDVIDWTLSDESGIFQFVDLPYGQFSLTLEKAGFQLSDNPMIVLDSINPSVEGIEIEIKAQDITVNLPENISYLNKFNVYPNPVSNWLNIEFKQIYGDIKVELFTLTGNRVFSKHTDKTSVHEKIDVSFLESGIYIGEIQSDGHRYFFKIIK; encoded by the coding sequence ATGAAAAAATTTAGATTCATTTCAATCCTCCTTGTTATCATTGCCTTTCTTCTGAATTCTACAGCTTTATCTTCACAAACGATTACTGTTGATGGGAATGCTTACCTGGAAAACCAAACAAATCATGAAGGCATAAAAATAGTTTTTGAGCGAATCGCTCCTGCCAGTTTAATCGATTCAACATATTCCTATGTTGATGGATATTTTAGTATTGAAGTCGGGGAAGGTATTTACAGTATTAAATATGAGAAAACAGGATATTTTAAAAGCCTCAAAAATGACCAGCCCTTATTTACGAATACTACGCTGGAAGATGTAACTCTTTTACAATACACTACCTTGATTATTGTACCAACAATGATTTCTACAATTCAGGGGGCAATCGATATTGCCTACCCAGGTGACACAGTTCTCATTCAACCAGGTACATATTTTGAAAATATCAATCTGATAGGCAAAAGTATTACCGTTGCTTCTCAATACTTATTAGATTTAAACCCTGATCATATCGCACAAACTGTAATTGATGGCGGTCAAAATGGACATGTTGTTGAAGTAAGTAATGGAGAAGATACCACTACCCGGATAATAGGATTGACAATTACCAATGGTTATGTATCGCAAGATTTACATTTCGGCCGTGGTGGTGGGATTTATTGCAACCTTTCATCACCAACATTATCCAACTTAAATGTAATAGGCAACACTGCTGAAGTTCATGGTGGAGGCATCTATATTTACACAATCGGTGGAGTAGAAATAACTATAAAAAGTTGCTTGATACAAGGAAATTCATGCACAAATAGTCCGAATACCTATGGGGGTGGTTTATATTTATGGGGCAATAGTGTTCACCTTATTAATACAATTGTTATGGATAATGATGCGACAGCATATTACAATGCATACGGTGGCGGTATTTATTCAACCGGAGATGGTTTAATCCTAACAAATACTATAATTACCAACAATATTGTTTCGGGCCAAACTACAATGGGAGGAGCCATTTTTTCGGGTACCAGCAATAGTGAAATTAACAATTCAGTTATTGCCGGTAACACGGCCAATTCAGGTGGAGGAGTATACCTTAATTCGAACCAACCGTTTTTTGTCTGGAATTCAATATTTTATAATAATAGCGATTATGCGCTTTATTCAGCTGCATCCGGGGAATTTGATGTTAATTATTGCGATTTTTATGATAATGAAGCAGGAGTCAATAATCTGAATCAATGGATGGGATTAAATGTTACAACCAATGACAACGAAGATTCATGTGATGTTTATAATAACATTATCCTGTCCCCTCAATTTACTGATGCGATGAATAATAATTTTCAATTGCAATCTTCCAGTCCATGCATTGATGCCGGAGATAACGAATCTGTATCATTAGGACATGATATGGATTATAATTTTCGGGTGTGGGATGGGAATAATGATGGCAGTGAAATAGTTGACATGGGATGCTATGAATTTGGATCCTTGCCTTTTTTTCAGATAACCTCATCATTTATCAGCCCTGACAGCATTTGTGTTAGCGACACTGTTTTTATTGAATATACCGGAACCGCTTCAGAAATGGCTGATTATTTCTGGGATTTTGATAATGCAGAAATATTATCTGGGATGGGGCAGGGGCCTTATGAAGTTTTATGGGAGGAAAGCGGAACTAAAATAATTTCGTTATATGTTAGCGAACACGGTATTTTATCAACCACCACAACTAATCCTGTCATGGTTTCAGCGATACCTTCAGTTTATGCAGGACAAGATACAACCATACGGGCAGGAGAATCCTATACAATACCTGATGCTGAAGCAGAAAGCTACGAATCATTATTGTGGTCAACGTCAGGGGATGGTTTTTTTGATGATACCACAATACTACATGCTTTTTACACACCTGGGCCAGATGATATTATTAACCAAAATGTTACACTAAGTCTCAAGGCCACTTCAATGTGCGGAAATGATGTTGATGAAATGATCTTGAATATTAATAGTCATATTTCATTATCGGGTTCGATTTATCATGGAAACGAGAATCTTGAAGGTGGTGTGGCTGTAATATTTGAGATTGGCGATGACTATTATCTACCGATACAATATGCCTTTGTTGATAATGGATATTATAGTTTCGACTCTTTATTCACTGGCAATTACGTGGTTTACGCAATCCCTGATCCTTACGGGGTACCAGGTTATTTTCCATCATATCTTGTTGACCAGTTGTATTGGCAGAATGCTAACATTATTAATCTGGAAGCGGACACTTGCAATGTTGACATACACTTATTGGAAATGTCAGAAAGAGAATTGGAAAATGGGAGTATTAGTGGAGTTGTTAACTATGAAAGTTTGGAAGTCTACGAAGAAGGAATTTACCAGAACGATTGGTTTGGTAATACAACTGGAATACCTTTTGGTGCATGGAATATGTGTGTGTTTCTTTGGAACGATCAGGGGGATGTTATAGACTGGACTTTGTCTGACGAGTCTGGTATTTTTCAATTTGTAGATTTACCTTATGGGCAATTTTCCCTTACCCTGGAAAAAGCAGGTTTTCAGCTATCAGATAATCCTATGATCGTTTTGGACAGTATTAACCCATCTGTTGAGGGTATTGAGATAGAAATTAAAGCTCAGGATATTACGGTAAATCTTCCTGAAAATATTTCATATCTTAATAAATTTAATGTTTACCCCAATCCCGTTTCTAACTGGCTAAATATTGAATTTAAACAGATTTACGGAGATATAAAAGTTGAATTGTTTACTTTAACTGGTAACAGGGTGTTTTCGAAGCATACCGACAAAACATCTGTTCATGAAAAAATTGATGTTTCCTTTTTGGAAAGTGGAATTTACATTGGAGAAATACAATCTGATGGCCATAGATATTTCTTTAAAATTATAAAATAA
- a CDS encoding NAD-dependent epimerase/dehydratase family protein: MKNILVIGSVGQIGSELTMALRQRYGNDHVVAGYRKTQPSQELAESGPLEVVDATDVERMVEIVKKYKIDTIYNLAALLSGVAEKRPQAAWNVGVNGVYNVLEVAREHNCAVFFPSSIGAFGSSTPLDNTPQDTIQRPGTMYGVTKVTGELLSDYYHKRFGVDTRGVRFPGIISNVTLPGGGTTDYAVEIYYEAIKTKKFTCPLGKGTFLDMMYMPDAIDAAIDLMEADPSKLKHRNCFNVTAMSFDPEIIYNAIKKYIPDFKMDYDVEQVKQGIADSWPNKMDDSAAREEWGWNPKWDLDRMTQDMLKVIKEKHEKGLI, encoded by the coding sequence ATGAAGAATATTCTGGTTATTGGCTCTGTCGGACAAATTGGTTCGGAACTCACTATGGCACTGCGCCAAAGGTATGGTAATGATCATGTGGTAGCTGGTTATCGCAAAACACAGCCTTCGCAGGAGCTGGCCGAAAGCGGCCCGCTGGAGGTAGTGGATGCTACCGATGTGGAACGTATGGTAGAGATTGTGAAGAAATATAAAATCGACACCATTTACAATCTGGCAGCATTGCTTTCGGGCGTTGCCGAAAAGAGACCGCAAGCCGCCTGGAATGTAGGTGTTAATGGGGTTTACAATGTGTTGGAAGTAGCGCGCGAACACAACTGCGCTGTATTCTTCCCAAGCTCTATCGGCGCGTTTGGTTCAAGCACCCCGCTCGACAATACTCCGCAGGATACCATCCAGCGTCCCGGCACCATGTACGGCGTTACTAAAGTAACGGGCGAGCTGCTGAGTGATTATTATCACAAACGTTTTGGTGTGGATACCCGTGGCGTGCGCTTTCCCGGCATCATCTCCAACGTAACCCTTCCCGGCGGCGGCACCACCGACTATGCCGTGGAAATTTACTACGAAGCCATCAAAACCAAAAAATTTACCTGTCCGCTGGGCAAAGGCACTTTCCTGGATATGATGTACATGCCCGACGCCATCGACGCTGCCATCGACCTGATGGAAGCCGATCCCTCCAAACTCAAGCACCGCAACTGTTTCAACGTTACAGCCATGAGCTTCGACCCGGAGATCATCTACAACGCCATCAAAAAATATATACCCGACTTTAAAATGGATTACGACGTCGAACAAGTAAAACAAGGTATCGCCGACTCGTGGCCCAACAAAATGGACGACAGCGCTGCCCGCGAAGAGTGGGGCTGGAACCCGAAATGGGATCTCGACCGCATGACGCAGGACATGCTCAAAGTGATAAAAGAAAAACATGAGAAGGGTTTGATCTAA